A window from Carassius gibelio isolate Cgi1373 ecotype wild population from Czech Republic chromosome B3, carGib1.2-hapl.c, whole genome shotgun sequence encodes these proteins:
- the wnt9b gene encoding protein Wnt-9b isoform X1, producing MCTGLSRTACPLRLFALCILLSHAAAYFGLTGREPLVFLPGPFANESPNGKAHLKQCEQMTLTRRQKRLCRREPGLAETLRESVRLSLLECRYQFRNERWNCSMDGRGSLLKRGFKETAFLLAVSSAALSHALAKACSSGRMERCTCDDSPGLQHREAWQWGVCGDNLKYSTKFLKKFLGQKRVSKDLRAQIDAHNINVGIRAVKSGLKTTCKCHGVSGSCAVRTCWKQLSPFQDTGHLLKYRYDTAIRVHSVTNSATGETELASPRRHSNTGPRLRPTELVFLEESPSFCRPSRYSPGTAGRTCSKDTSCSSLCCGRGYNTALHLTTLSCHCQVRWCCHVECQTCLQEEEVYTCKKH from the exons ATGTGCACCGGGCTTTCGAGGACTGCCTGTCCGCTGCGACTTTTTGCCCTCTGCATCCTTCTTTCCCACGCAGCAGCCTATTTCGG CCTTACAGGTCGCGAGCCACTGGTCTTTCTGCCCGGTCCTTTTGCCAACGAGTCTCCGAACGGTAAAGCGCACCTGAAGCAATGCGAGCAGATGACTTTGACGCGCCGGCAAAAGCGCTTGTGCCGGCGAGAACCGGGGCTGGCGGAGACTCTGAGGGAATCTGTCCGCCTCAGCCTCCTGGAGTGCCGCTATCAGTTCCGCAACGAGCGCTGGAACTGCAGTATGGATGGCCGTGGAAGCCTTTTAAAACGAG GTTTTAAAGAGACGGCCTTCCTGCTCGCGGTGTCATCAGCAGCGTTGTCTCACGCGCTGGCCAAAGCGTGCAGCTCGGGGCGCATGGAGCGCTGCACCTGCGACGATTCTCCTGGTCTGCAGCACCGCGAGGCCTGGCAGTGGGGCGTATGCGGGGACAACCTCAAATACAGCACTAAGTTTCTCAAGAAATTCTTGGGGCAAAAACGGGTCAGCAAGGACCTGCGTGCCCAAATCGACGCTCACAACATTAACGTCGGCATCCGG GCGGTGAAGAGTGGTCTTAAGACTACTTGTAAGTGTCACGGTGTCTCCGGTTCTTGTGCTGTGAGAACATGCTGGAAGCAGCTCTCCCCGTTTCAAGACACAGGCCATCTGCTGAAGTATCGCTATGACACGGCCATTCGAGTGCATAGTGTTACCAACTCTGCCACTGGAGAGACCGAGCTGGCCAGCCCACGGCGCCACAGCAACACAGGTCCCCGTCTGCGGCCCACCGAGCTGGTATTTCTGGAGGAGTCGCCCAGCTTTTGCAGGCCATCGCGCTACTCCCCCGGGACGGCTGGCAGAACGTGTTCAAAGGACACCAGCTGCAGCAGCCTGTGCTGTGGACGGGGCTACAACACGGCCCTCCACCTCACCACCCTCTCCTGCCACTGCCAGGTCCGCTGGTGCTGTCACGTCGAGTGTCAAACCTGCCTCCAAGAGGAAGAGGTCTACACCTGCAAGAAACACTGA
- the wnt9b gene encoding protein Wnt-9b isoform X2 yields MTLTRRQKRLCRREPGLAETLRESVRLSLLECRYQFRNERWNCSMDGRGSLLKRGFKETAFLLAVSSAALSHALAKACSSGRMERCTCDDSPGLQHREAWQWGVCGDNLKYSTKFLKKFLGQKRVSKDLRAQIDAHNINVGIRAVKSGLKTTCKCHGVSGSCAVRTCWKQLSPFQDTGHLLKYRYDTAIRVHSVTNSATGETELASPRRHSNTGPRLRPTELVFLEESPSFCRPSRYSPGTAGRTCSKDTSCSSLCCGRGYNTALHLTTLSCHCQVRWCCHVECQTCLQEEEVYTCKKH; encoded by the exons ATGACTTTGACGCGCCGGCAAAAGCGCTTGTGCCGGCGAGAACCGGGGCTGGCGGAGACTCTGAGGGAATCTGTCCGCCTCAGCCTCCTGGAGTGCCGCTATCAGTTCCGCAACGAGCGCTGGAACTGCAGTATGGATGGCCGTGGAAGCCTTTTAAAACGAG GTTTTAAAGAGACGGCCTTCCTGCTCGCGGTGTCATCAGCAGCGTTGTCTCACGCGCTGGCCAAAGCGTGCAGCTCGGGGCGCATGGAGCGCTGCACCTGCGACGATTCTCCTGGTCTGCAGCACCGCGAGGCCTGGCAGTGGGGCGTATGCGGGGACAACCTCAAATACAGCACTAAGTTTCTCAAGAAATTCTTGGGGCAAAAACGGGTCAGCAAGGACCTGCGTGCCCAAATCGACGCTCACAACATTAACGTCGGCATCCGG GCGGTGAAGAGTGGTCTTAAGACTACTTGTAAGTGTCACGGTGTCTCCGGTTCTTGTGCTGTGAGAACATGCTGGAAGCAGCTCTCCCCGTTTCAAGACACAGGCCATCTGCTGAAGTATCGCTATGACACGGCCATTCGAGTGCATAGTGTTACCAACTCTGCCACTGGAGAGACCGAGCTGGCCAGCCCACGGCGCCACAGCAACACAGGTCCCCGTCTGCGGCCCACCGAGCTGGTATTTCTGGAGGAGTCGCCCAGCTTTTGCAGGCCATCGCGCTACTCCCCCGGGACGGCTGGCAGAACGTGTTCAAAGGACACCAGCTGCAGCAGCCTGTGCTGTGGACGGGGCTACAACACGGCCCTCCACCTCACCACCCTCTCCTGCCACTGCCAGGTCCGCTGGTGCTGTCACGTCGAGTGTCAAACCTGCCTCCAAGAGGAAGAGGTCTACACCTGCAAGAAACACTGA